A genomic stretch from Arachis stenosperma cultivar V10309 chromosome 3, arast.V10309.gnm1.PFL2, whole genome shotgun sequence includes:
- the LOC130968619 gene encoding putative ALA-interacting subunit 2 isoform X4, which produces MVVIATFLLMGFIFIPLGLITLRASNSVVEIVDRYDIECIPEELRSNKLLYITDDSISKNCSRFLKVPKSMRAPIYIYYQLDNYYQNHRRYVKSRNDKQLLHGLGDNSTSSCKPLESSGDLPIVPCGLIAWSVFNDTFKFSSGSSELKVNRKNIAWKSDRNHKFGKDVYPFNFQNGPLIGGGKLDPNTPLSDQEDLIVWMRTAALPSFRKLYGRIEEDLDADDVIVVQLMNNYNAYSFGGKKKLVLSTSSWLGGKNDFFGVASLFIGTFCMLISIVFLLLHVKNPRPYGDAMYTSWNKKSSSS; this is translated from the exons ATGGTG GTCATTGCTACATTTCTATTGATGGGTTTTATTTTCATTCCTCTTGGACTTATTACACTTCGTGCTTCAAATAGT GTTGTTGAAATTGTGGACAGGTACGACATTGAATGTATACCTGAAGAACTTAGGAGTAACAAGCTTTTGTATATCACTGATGACTCAATATCCAAAAACTGTTCAAGGTTCTTAAAG GTACCTAAGTCAATGAGAGCACCAATTTATATCTATTATCAGCTGGATAACTATTACCAGAACCACCGTCG GTATGTCAAAAGTAGAAATGATAAGCAACTGCTACATGGACTTGGAGACAATAGCACCAGTTCTTGTAAACCTTTAGAGTCCTCTGGTGATCTTCCAATTGTACCTTGTGGGTTGATTGCATGGAGTGTGTTCAATGATACATTTAAGTTCAGCAGTGGGTCATCAGAGTTGAAAGTCAATAGGAAGAACATTGCATGGAAGAGTGATCGCAATCACAAATTTGGAAAAGATGTTTATCCATTTAATTTTCAGAATGGGCCCTTGATTGGGGGTGGAAAACTGGATCCAAATACTCCT CTTAGTGACCAAGAAGATCTCATAGTCTGGATGCGGACTGCTGCACTTCCCAGCTTCCGGAAGTTGTATGGTAGAATTGAAGAGGATTTGGATGCAGATGATGTTATAGTAGTCCAGCTAATGAATAATTATAATGCATACAGTTTTGGTGGGAAGAAGAAACTTGTTCTGTCAACATCAAGCTGGCTAGGTGGGAAGAATGACTTCTTTGGAGTTGCTAGTTTATTTATCGGCACCTTTTGTATGTTGATCTCCATTGTCTTCCTGTTGCTTCATGTGAAAAATCCTAG ACCTTATGGAGATGCAATGTACAcatcttggaacaagaaaagCAGTTCCAGCTGA
- the LOC130968619 gene encoding putative ALA-interacting subunit 2 isoform X2, whose protein sequence is MGRLVNFQKGQGPERLFTLKFNTVAGKCRYWCKLDSSFVESVILVELGKVKVMDLDSGTSSTVGARVQAIPGRPAQHGALYQFKQQNLPACKPVLTPATVIATFLLMGFIFIPLGLITLRASNSVVEIVDRYDIECIPEELRSNKLLYITDDSISKNCSRFLKVPKSMRAPIYIYYQLDNYYQNHRRYVKSRNDKQLLHGLGDNSTSSCKPLESSGDLPIVPCGLIAWSVFNDTFKFSSGSSELKVNRKNIAWKSDRNHKFGKDVYPFNFQNGPLIGGGKLDPNTPLSDQEDLIVWMRTAALPSFRKLYGRIEEDLDADDVIVVQLMNNYNAYSFGGKKKLVLSTSSWLGGKNDFFGVASLFIGTFCMLISIVFLLLHVKNPRPYGDAMYTSWNKKSSSS, encoded by the exons ATGGGGCGGCTTGTCAATTTTCAAAAAGGACAGGGGCCGGAAAGGTTATTTACTCTTAAATTTAATACAGTGGCGGGCAAATGCAGGTACTGGTGCAAATTGGATAGCTCATTTGTAGAGTCGGTAATACTTGTTGAACTTGGCAAAGTTAAGGTGATGGATCTTGACAGTGGGACTTCCTCAACAGTTGGGGCACGAGTGCAGGCAATACCAGGCCGCCCAGCACAACATGGTG CACTCTATCAGTTTAAACAGCAGAATCTTCCAGCATGTAAACCTGTTCTTACACCAGCAACA GTCATTGCTACATTTCTATTGATGGGTTTTATTTTCATTCCTCTTGGACTTATTACACTTCGTGCTTCAAATAGT GTTGTTGAAATTGTGGACAGGTACGACATTGAATGTATACCTGAAGAACTTAGGAGTAACAAGCTTTTGTATATCACTGATGACTCAATATCCAAAAACTGTTCAAGGTTCTTAAAG GTACCTAAGTCAATGAGAGCACCAATTTATATCTATTATCAGCTGGATAACTATTACCAGAACCACCGTCG GTATGTCAAAAGTAGAAATGATAAGCAACTGCTACATGGACTTGGAGACAATAGCACCAGTTCTTGTAAACCTTTAGAGTCCTCTGGTGATCTTCCAATTGTACCTTGTGGGTTGATTGCATGGAGTGTGTTCAATGATACATTTAAGTTCAGCAGTGGGTCATCAGAGTTGAAAGTCAATAGGAAGAACATTGCATGGAAGAGTGATCGCAATCACAAATTTGGAAAAGATGTTTATCCATTTAATTTTCAGAATGGGCCCTTGATTGGGGGTGGAAAACTGGATCCAAATACTCCT CTTAGTGACCAAGAAGATCTCATAGTCTGGATGCGGACTGCTGCACTTCCCAGCTTCCGGAAGTTGTATGGTAGAATTGAAGAGGATTTGGATGCAGATGATGTTATAGTAGTCCAGCTAATGAATAATTATAATGCATACAGTTTTGGTGGGAAGAAGAAACTTGTTCTGTCAACATCAAGCTGGCTAGGTGGGAAGAATGACTTCTTTGGAGTTGCTAGTTTATTTATCGGCACCTTTTGTATGTTGATCTCCATTGTCTTCCTGTTGCTTCATGTGAAAAATCCTAG ACCTTATGGAGATGCAATGTACAcatcttggaacaagaaaagCAGTTCCAGCTGA
- the LOC130968619 gene encoding putative ALA-interacting subunit 2 isoform X5, protein MDLDSGTSSTVGARVQAIPGRPAQHGETCKQCHSSGFAALYQFKQQNLPACKPVLTPATVIATFLLMGFIFIPLGLITLRASNSVVEIVDRYDIECIPEELRSNKLLYITDDSISKNCSRFLKVPKSMRAPIYIYYQLDNYYQNHRRYVKSRNDKQLLHGLGDNSTSSCKPLESSGDLPIVPCGLIAWSVFNDTFKFSSGSSELKVNRKNIAWKSDRNHKFGKDVYPFNFQNGPLIGGGKLDPNTPLSDQEDLIVWMRTAALPSFRKLYGRIEEDLDADDVIVVQLMNNYNAYSFGGKKKLVLSTSSWLGGKNDFFGVASLFIGTFCMLISIVFLLLHVKNPRPYGDAMYTSWNKKSSSS, encoded by the exons ATGGATCTTGACAGTGGGACTTCCTCAACAGTTGGGGCACGAGTGCAGGCAATACCAGGCCGCCCAGCACAACATGGTG AGACTTGCAAGCAATGTCATTCTAGTGGTTTTGCAGCACTCTATCAGTTTAAACAGCAGAATCTTCCAGCATGTAAACCTGTTCTTACACCAGCAACA GTCATTGCTACATTTCTATTGATGGGTTTTATTTTCATTCCTCTTGGACTTATTACACTTCGTGCTTCAAATAGT GTTGTTGAAATTGTGGACAGGTACGACATTGAATGTATACCTGAAGAACTTAGGAGTAACAAGCTTTTGTATATCACTGATGACTCAATATCCAAAAACTGTTCAAGGTTCTTAAAG GTACCTAAGTCAATGAGAGCACCAATTTATATCTATTATCAGCTGGATAACTATTACCAGAACCACCGTCG GTATGTCAAAAGTAGAAATGATAAGCAACTGCTACATGGACTTGGAGACAATAGCACCAGTTCTTGTAAACCTTTAGAGTCCTCTGGTGATCTTCCAATTGTACCTTGTGGGTTGATTGCATGGAGTGTGTTCAATGATACATTTAAGTTCAGCAGTGGGTCATCAGAGTTGAAAGTCAATAGGAAGAACATTGCATGGAAGAGTGATCGCAATCACAAATTTGGAAAAGATGTTTATCCATTTAATTTTCAGAATGGGCCCTTGATTGGGGGTGGAAAACTGGATCCAAATACTCCT CTTAGTGACCAAGAAGATCTCATAGTCTGGATGCGGACTGCTGCACTTCCCAGCTTCCGGAAGTTGTATGGTAGAATTGAAGAGGATTTGGATGCAGATGATGTTATAGTAGTCCAGCTAATGAATAATTATAATGCATACAGTTTTGGTGGGAAGAAGAAACTTGTTCTGTCAACATCAAGCTGGCTAGGTGGGAAGAATGACTTCTTTGGAGTTGCTAGTTTATTTATCGGCACCTTTTGTATGTTGATCTCCATTGTCTTCCTGTTGCTTCATGTGAAAAATCCTAG ACCTTATGGAGATGCAATGTACAcatcttggaacaagaaaagCAGTTCCAGCTGA
- the LOC130968619 gene encoding putative ALA-interacting subunit 2 isoform X1, producing MGRLVNFQKGQGPERLFTLKFNTVAGKCRYWCKLDSSFVESVILVELGKVKVMDLDSGTSSTVGARVQAIPGRPAQHGETCKQCHSSGFAALYQFKQQNLPACKPVLTPATVIATFLLMGFIFIPLGLITLRASNSVVEIVDRYDIECIPEELRSNKLLYITDDSISKNCSRFLKVPKSMRAPIYIYYQLDNYYQNHRRYVKSRNDKQLLHGLGDNSTSSCKPLESSGDLPIVPCGLIAWSVFNDTFKFSSGSSELKVNRKNIAWKSDRNHKFGKDVYPFNFQNGPLIGGGKLDPNTPLSDQEDLIVWMRTAALPSFRKLYGRIEEDLDADDVIVVQLMNNYNAYSFGGKKKLVLSTSSWLGGKNDFFGVASLFIGTFCMLISIVFLLLHVKNPRPYGDAMYTSWNKKSSSS from the exons ATGGGGCGGCTTGTCAATTTTCAAAAAGGACAGGGGCCGGAAAGGTTATTTACTCTTAAATTTAATACAGTGGCGGGCAAATGCAGGTACTGGTGCAAATTGGATAGCTCATTTGTAGAGTCGGTAATACTTGTTGAACTTGGCAAAGTTAAGGTGATGGATCTTGACAGTGGGACTTCCTCAACAGTTGGGGCACGAGTGCAGGCAATACCAGGCCGCCCAGCACAACATGGTG AGACTTGCAAGCAATGTCATTCTAGTGGTTTTGCAGCACTCTATCAGTTTAAACAGCAGAATCTTCCAGCATGTAAACCTGTTCTTACACCAGCAACA GTCATTGCTACATTTCTATTGATGGGTTTTATTTTCATTCCTCTTGGACTTATTACACTTCGTGCTTCAAATAGT GTTGTTGAAATTGTGGACAGGTACGACATTGAATGTATACCTGAAGAACTTAGGAGTAACAAGCTTTTGTATATCACTGATGACTCAATATCCAAAAACTGTTCAAGGTTCTTAAAG GTACCTAAGTCAATGAGAGCACCAATTTATATCTATTATCAGCTGGATAACTATTACCAGAACCACCGTCG GTATGTCAAAAGTAGAAATGATAAGCAACTGCTACATGGACTTGGAGACAATAGCACCAGTTCTTGTAAACCTTTAGAGTCCTCTGGTGATCTTCCAATTGTACCTTGTGGGTTGATTGCATGGAGTGTGTTCAATGATACATTTAAGTTCAGCAGTGGGTCATCAGAGTTGAAAGTCAATAGGAAGAACATTGCATGGAAGAGTGATCGCAATCACAAATTTGGAAAAGATGTTTATCCATTTAATTTTCAGAATGGGCCCTTGATTGGGGGTGGAAAACTGGATCCAAATACTCCT CTTAGTGACCAAGAAGATCTCATAGTCTGGATGCGGACTGCTGCACTTCCCAGCTTCCGGAAGTTGTATGGTAGAATTGAAGAGGATTTGGATGCAGATGATGTTATAGTAGTCCAGCTAATGAATAATTATAATGCATACAGTTTTGGTGGGAAGAAGAAACTTGTTCTGTCAACATCAAGCTGGCTAGGTGGGAAGAATGACTTCTTTGGAGTTGCTAGTTTATTTATCGGCACCTTTTGTATGTTGATCTCCATTGTCTTCCTGTTGCTTCATGTGAAAAATCCTAG ACCTTATGGAGATGCAATGTACAcatcttggaacaagaaaagCAGTTCCAGCTGA
- the LOC130968619 gene encoding putative ALA-interacting subunit 2 isoform X3: MDLDSGTSSTVGARVQAIPGRPAQHGALYQFKQQNLPACKPVLTPATVIATFLLMGFIFIPLGLITLRASNSVVEIVDRYDIECIPEELRSNKLLYITDDSISKNCSRFLKVPKSMRAPIYIYYQLDNYYQNHRRYVKSRNDKQLLHGLGDNSTSSCKPLESSGDLPIVPCGLIAWSVFNDTFKFSSGSSELKVNRKNIAWKSDRNHKFGKDVYPFNFQNGPLIGGGKLDPNTPLSDQEDLIVWMRTAALPSFRKLYGRIEEDLDADDVIVVQLMNNYNAYSFGGKKKLVLSTSSWLGGKNDFFGVASLFIGTFCMLISIVFLLLHVKNPRPYGDAMYTSWNKKSSSS; the protein is encoded by the exons ATGGATCTTGACAGTGGGACTTCCTCAACAGTTGGGGCACGAGTGCAGGCAATACCAGGCCGCCCAGCACAACATGGTG CACTCTATCAGTTTAAACAGCAGAATCTTCCAGCATGTAAACCTGTTCTTACACCAGCAACA GTCATTGCTACATTTCTATTGATGGGTTTTATTTTCATTCCTCTTGGACTTATTACACTTCGTGCTTCAAATAGT GTTGTTGAAATTGTGGACAGGTACGACATTGAATGTATACCTGAAGAACTTAGGAGTAACAAGCTTTTGTATATCACTGATGACTCAATATCCAAAAACTGTTCAAGGTTCTTAAAG GTACCTAAGTCAATGAGAGCACCAATTTATATCTATTATCAGCTGGATAACTATTACCAGAACCACCGTCG GTATGTCAAAAGTAGAAATGATAAGCAACTGCTACATGGACTTGGAGACAATAGCACCAGTTCTTGTAAACCTTTAGAGTCCTCTGGTGATCTTCCAATTGTACCTTGTGGGTTGATTGCATGGAGTGTGTTCAATGATACATTTAAGTTCAGCAGTGGGTCATCAGAGTTGAAAGTCAATAGGAAGAACATTGCATGGAAGAGTGATCGCAATCACAAATTTGGAAAAGATGTTTATCCATTTAATTTTCAGAATGGGCCCTTGATTGGGGGTGGAAAACTGGATCCAAATACTCCT CTTAGTGACCAAGAAGATCTCATAGTCTGGATGCGGACTGCTGCACTTCCCAGCTTCCGGAAGTTGTATGGTAGAATTGAAGAGGATTTGGATGCAGATGATGTTATAGTAGTCCAGCTAATGAATAATTATAATGCATACAGTTTTGGTGGGAAGAAGAAACTTGTTCTGTCAACATCAAGCTGGCTAGGTGGGAAGAATGACTTCTTTGGAGTTGCTAGTTTATTTATCGGCACCTTTTGTATGTTGATCTCCATTGTCTTCCTGTTGCTTCATGTGAAAAATCCTAG ACCTTATGGAGATGCAATGTACAcatcttggaacaagaaaagCAGTTCCAGCTGA